In a single window of the Niabella ginsenosidivorans genome:
- a CDS encoding SusC/RagA family TonB-linked outer membrane protein, translating to MKRTRASVLLLLLFCFGFAMNGFSQGKMITGTVIDDKGNPVANVSVIVKGSTSGTSTNEEGKFTIAAKQGDVLELTSVGFKATTFKVGAEQDVSITLVSDVSNLTDVVVIGYGTARKKDLTGSVAVVDMKELKSQPAASPVEALQGKAAGVQIINDGSPGSTPQIRIRGFSTINNNDPLFIIDGMPYEGKLAWLSPNDIESMQVLKDASASSIYGARANNGVVIITTKKGRKGPPKVSLDAYYGVQSPNRETFPKYLNPMQFAEYLYTAFKNAGLTPGTTTTTGSNYGNDPDKPTLPEYLLAGSATGQNITAADADPSKYRYTQDASTFYQITKANQAGTNWMKEITHNAPMQNYQLTVLGGGENSSYAVSGGYLNQDGTIKYTGFKRYTIRANTNFTTLGGRLNIGESMQYSRDEGQGFATNVNTAGQYMGEGSPIGWTYRMQTIIPVYDIMGNFAGSKGSLLGNAENPLASLYRAKDNIWTDNQFFGTAFADLKIIEGLNLKTTYGILYNNYQGKNISYPNPEFSEGSYSNNPMSEGQGYQSNWTWTNTLTYKHRFNDKHDLTLMVGTEAVKEQSRVLSGSGNGFFVFGDLNYYYVGAASTNVSATSSGGFSTLFSTFGRADYAFKDKYLLSATFRRDGSSKFGPSHQYGNFPAGSAAWRVSNEEFMKSVSWINDLKLRAGYGETGNQSIPDFQYLRQFQSVINNSSYPINGTALSSGIWTNSYDNPDIKWEALKSWNAGFDFTVLNNKLDGTFDVYNRKTTDMLYRVPLPAQAAGGGLSPWVNVGSMSNKGFEFALNYHYINSVEDGFKFDAGVNFSRNINKVLELAPTVTNQVYGGFRSISTSILMPGQPLGAFYGYKVTGIYQSQQDIDNTPHYEGARVGGLKYADVSGADGKPDGIVDAFDRTIIGNPHPKFLYSLSFNASYKRFDLLMFFNGSYGNEIFDATRYYTDFSAFDGAVSTRMLDAWSPTNTGSMIPSPYRNPSAYELAANSYYIQPGSYFRMKNLQIGYNFKMNGNLKDKISALRVYISGTNLFTITKYSGLDPEITQFSSTFTAPGVDLGTYPASRQFLLGLNVTF from the coding sequence ATGAAAAGAACGAGGGCTTCAGTATTGCTTTTATTGCTTTTCTGTTTTGGCTTTGCTATGAACGGCTTCAGCCAGGGCAAAATGATTACCGGAACCGTTATTGATGATAAGGGAAACCCGGTTGCAAATGTTTCTGTTATTGTAAAAGGGAGTACCAGCGGTACTTCTACCAATGAAGAAGGCAAATTTACGATTGCTGCCAAACAGGGCGATGTGCTGGAATTGACCAGCGTAGGTTTTAAAGCCACTACTTTTAAAGTAGGGGCTGAACAGGATGTTTCTATTACCTTGGTATCAGACGTATCCAATTTAACTGATGTGGTGGTCATTGGTTATGGAACAGCCCGGAAAAAGGACCTGACCGGTTCAGTAGCCGTGGTGGATATGAAGGAATTGAAATCGCAGCCAGCGGCCAGCCCTGTTGAAGCATTGCAGGGGAAAGCTGCCGGTGTTCAGATCATCAATGATGGATCGCCCGGCTCAACTCCGCAAATAAGAATACGCGGGTTTAGTACTATTAACAACAATGACCCGCTCTTTATTATTGATGGAATGCCCTATGAGGGCAAGCTGGCCTGGTTAAGCCCCAATGATATTGAAAGCATGCAGGTATTAAAAGATGCATCTGCTTCATCAATCTACGGAGCCAGGGCCAATAATGGTGTGGTAATTATTACTACAAAGAAAGGGCGCAAAGGCCCTCCTAAAGTTTCACTGGATGCCTATTATGGTGTTCAAAGTCCCAATAGGGAAACTTTTCCGAAATACCTGAATCCTATGCAGTTTGCTGAGTATTTGTATACCGCTTTTAAAAATGCAGGATTAACACCGGGAACCACAACTACAACGGGTTCCAACTATGGGAATGATCCGGATAAGCCCACACTGCCTGAATATTTATTGGCAGGATCAGCTACCGGACAAAATATTACTGCCGCGGATGCGGATCCCTCCAAATATCGTTATACGCAGGACGCTTCCACTTTTTACCAGATTACCAAAGCCAACCAGGCTGGTACTAACTGGATGAAAGAAATTACACATAATGCTCCTATGCAAAACTATCAGTTGACCGTACTTGGTGGTGGAGAAAACTCTTCCTATGCTGTTAGTGGCGGCTACCTGAACCAGGATGGTACTATTAAGTACACCGGGTTTAAACGCTATACCATTCGGGCTAATACCAATTTTACTACTTTGGGAGGCCGGCTGAATATCGGAGAAAGTATGCAGTATTCCCGTGATGAGGGGCAGGGTTTTGCAACTAATGTAAATACGGCAGGGCAATATATGGGAGAAGGCTCTCCAATCGGCTGGACCTACCGGATGCAAACTATTATACCAGTGTATGATATTATGGGGAATTTTGCAGGTTCTAAGGGCAGCCTGTTAGGAAATGCGGAAAATCCACTGGCCTCATTGTATAGAGCCAAGGATAATATATGGACAGACAATCAGTTTTTTGGTACTGCATTTGCCGATCTGAAAATTATTGAAGGGCTTAATTTAAAAACTACATACGGGATATTATATAATAACTACCAGGGTAAAAATATAAGCTATCCTAATCCTGAATTCTCTGAAGGCAGTTATAGTAACAATCCTATGAGTGAAGGGCAAGGGTATCAATCGAACTGGACCTGGACCAATACACTAACCTATAAACACCGCTTTAACGACAAACACGACCTGACATTAATGGTGGGTACGGAAGCTGTGAAGGAACAATCCAGGGTTCTTAGTGGATCGGGAAATGGTTTTTTTGTATTTGGTGATTTGAATTATTATTATGTGGGCGCTGCCAGTACCAACGTTTCTGCAACAAGTAGTGGGGGTTTTAGTACCTTATTTTCAACGTTTGGTAGGGCAGATTATGCGTTTAAAGATAAATACCTGCTTTCAGCTACTTTTAGAAGAGATGGGTCTTCTAAATTCGGTCCCAGCCATCAGTATGGTAATTTCCCGGCTGGAAGTGCTGCCTGGAGGGTTTCTAACGAAGAATTCATGAAAAGTGTTTCATGGATCAATGATTTAAAATTAAGGGCCGGCTACGGGGAAACTGGTAATCAGTCTATCCCTGATTTTCAGTATTTGCGCCAGTTCCAATCGGTGATCAATAATTCTTCGTATCCGATTAATGGAACAGCTTTATCAAGTGGGATCTGGACCAATAGTTATGATAATCCGGATATTAAATGGGAAGCCCTGAAATCCTGGAACGCTGGTTTTGATTTCACCGTTTTAAATAATAAACTGGATGGAACCTTTGATGTGTATAACCGGAAAACCACAGATATGCTGTATCGGGTTCCACTTCCGGCGCAGGCAGCAGGTGGAGGATTATCTCCCTGGGTAAATGTTGGGTCAATGAGTAACAAGGGGTTTGAGTTTGCCTTGAATTATCATTATATTAATTCGGTTGAGGATGGCTTTAAATTTGACGCAGGCGTCAATTTTTCAAGAAATATTAATAAAGTGCTTGAATTAGCCCCTACGGTAACAAACCAGGTATATGGCGGCTTTAGAAGTATCAGCACTTCTATTCTGATGCCGGGTCAGCCTTTAGGTGCCTTTTATGGATATAAAGTAACAGGTATTTATCAAAGCCAGCAGGATATAGATAATACACCTCATTATGAGGGAGCCCGTGTTGGTGGTTTAAAATATGCTGATGTTTCAGGCGCCGATGGAAAGCCCGATGGAATTGTTGATGCTTTTGACAGAACCATTATTGGCAACCCGCATCCGAAATTCCTGTATTCCTTAAGCTTTAATGCTTCTTATAAAAGATTTGATTTACTGATGTTCTTTAATGGTTCCTATGGCAATGAGATTTTTGATGCTACCCGCTATTATACAGACTTTAGCGCTTTTGATGGTGCCGTTAGCACCCGTATGCTGGATGCCTGGAGCCCCACTAATACAGGCAGTATGATTCCTTCTCCTTACAGGAACCCTTCAGCGTATGAACTGGCAGCGAATAGTTATTATATTCAACCAGGCAGCTATTTCAGGATGAAAAATTTACAGATAGGGTACAACTTTAAAATGAACGGGAATTTAAAAGATAAGATCAGCGCTTTACGGGTTTATATTAGCGGAACGAACCTGTTTACAATTACAAAATATTCCGGTCTGGATCCAGAAATTACCCAATTTTCAAGTACGTTCACAGCACCCGGCGTTGACTTGGGTACATATCCTGCTTCCCGTCAGTTTTTATTGGGCCTAAACGTTACTTTCTAA
- a CDS encoding RagB/SusD family nutrient uptake outer membrane protein, whose product MKKIYILFVLGLTVASCGKSFLETKPQATISQDQLLTTKGVEAALIGAYGLMNGNISGTWGNYSSAPSQWLFGEVAGDNAHKGSSNTDQSTMNDIELHKPNSANDQLPAMWTNYFEGVLRCNATINLLKAVQEGSSSDKFSDDRAKQIEAEARMLRAHYYFYLRRVFGNVPYIDETISTTDATKVKNGENLYPKIEADLQFAVQALDYTKPLGDRGRVDKLAAEAYLGKVYLYQKKYAEALTLFKDVIAHKPDLTTMDFRNNFSIAGEGGPEGLFVDENIINPDGSGDNANVGDMLAGGYGTAPVSCCGFYQPSVDLVNAFKVNADGLPYLDGSYRNNTYKSDQGLVDKKGDSAKTNYKVDTTIAFDPRVDYTVGRRGVPYRDWGIFPGDAWIRDPAFGGPFVSKKQQIDKAEFAGNTVSGGEYITALDVNIIRLADVYLMAAECAIETGNLKDALDWVNAVRKRAANLPGLRVNNKAVARYNVKTYPSFPNADYARNAVRFERRLELALEGQRFFDLVRWGTAKTVLESYMTFEKQYVAASATINFNARDTIFPIPQQELDRAPGILTQNGGY is encoded by the coding sequence ATGAAGAAAATATATATACTATTTGTTTTGGGTTTAACGGTAGCGTCCTGCGGAAAAAGCTTTTTGGAAACAAAGCCCCAGGCCACCATTTCCCAGGACCAGTTACTAACCACAAAAGGGGTGGAAGCTGCTCTTATAGGTGCTTATGGTTTGATGAATGGAAACATAAGCGGAACATGGGGTAATTATTCCTCTGCGCCCAGTCAGTGGTTGTTTGGCGAAGTAGCAGGAGACAATGCGCATAAAGGAAGCTCTAACACGGACCAAAGTACCATGAATGACATTGAGCTTCATAAACCCAATAGCGCTAATGATCAGTTGCCGGCAATGTGGACCAACTATTTTGAAGGAGTTTTGCGTTGCAATGCTACAATCAATTTACTGAAAGCAGTGCAGGAAGGAAGCTCCTCCGATAAATTTAGTGATGACCGGGCCAAACAAATTGAGGCCGAAGCCAGGATGTTGCGGGCGCATTACTATTTTTATTTAAGAAGAGTATTTGGAAATGTACCCTATATTGATGAAACCATTAGTACAACAGATGCCACTAAGGTAAAAAATGGAGAAAATCTTTATCCGAAGATTGAAGCTGACCTGCAATTTGCAGTACAGGCACTGGATTATACAAAACCATTGGGAGACCGAGGACGGGTTGATAAACTGGCTGCAGAGGCTTACCTGGGTAAAGTATATTTATATCAAAAAAAATATGCTGAGGCTTTAACCTTATTTAAGGATGTGATAGCTCATAAACCGGATTTAACCACTATGGATTTCAGAAACAACTTTTCCATAGCCGGAGAAGGCGGCCCCGAAGGGCTTTTTGTAGACGAAAACATCATCAATCCGGATGGTAGCGGGGATAACGCAAATGTGGGCGATATGCTTGCAGGTGGCTATGGAACAGCCCCGGTTAGCTGTTGCGGGTTTTATCAGCCTTCTGTTGATTTAGTGAATGCGTTCAAAGTAAATGCTGACGGATTGCCTTACCTCGATGGCTCCTATAGGAATAACACTTATAAATCAGATCAGGGCCTGGTTGATAAGAAAGGAGATTCTGCAAAGACCAACTATAAGGTAGATACAACGATAGCTTTTGATCCACGGGTAGATTATACAGTAGGAAGAAGAGGAGTACCTTACAGGGATTGGGGAATTTTTCCTGGAGATGCCTGGATACGGGACCCCGCATTTGGCGGACCGTTTGTTTCAAAAAAACAGCAAATCGATAAAGCCGAATTCGCTGGTAACACAGTTTCAGGTGGAGAATATATAACCGCACTGGATGTAAATATTATACGTCTGGCAGATGTTTACCTGATGGCAGCAGAATGTGCCATTGAAACAGGTAACCTCAAGGATGCATTGGATTGGGTAAATGCAGTTCGTAAGCGCGCTGCAAATCTTCCTGGCCTGCGAGTTAACAATAAGGCGGTAGCGAGATATAATGTGAAAACTTATCCCTCATTTCCCAATGCTGATTATGCACGTAATGCTGTTCGGTTTGAAAGAAGACTGGAGCTGGCATTGGAAGGGCAGCGCTTCTTTGATTTAGTGCGCTGGGGTACTGCCAAAACTGTGCTGGAAAGTTATATGACTTTTGAAAAGCAATATGTTGCGGCATCAGCCACAATTAATTTTAATGCACGTGATACCATTTTCCCTATTCCACAACAAGAACTGGACAGGGCTCCTGGTATTCTGACTCAGAATGGCGGCTACTAG
- the sixA gene encoding phosphohistidine phosphatase SixA, producing MKTLIIIRHAKAEQGSGKDIERKLTERGHRNAIQMAEKLKAGGYKIDKIFSSPSERTLQTTRHFAEVFGVMANHIRYFESLYLGDVLAISETICWLYQHENVHTLAIVGHNPGVTNFVNDLTHSTINSIPTSGIAVLRIDTDHWDHFATAPKSLEAVLSPKDEN from the coding sequence ATGAAAACATTGATCATCATCCGCCATGCAAAGGCCGAACAGGGATCGGGTAAAGACATTGAACGCAAGCTTACAGAAAGAGGCCACCGGAATGCAATTCAGATGGCCGAAAAATTAAAAGCCGGCGGATATAAAATTGATAAAATTTTTTCCAGTCCCTCAGAAAGAACCCTGCAAACAACCCGGCATTTTGCAGAAGTTTTCGGGGTAATGGCCAATCATATACGTTATTTTGAAAGCCTCTACCTGGGCGATGTACTGGCCATTTCAGAAACCATTTGCTGGCTGTACCAGCATGAAAACGTTCATACGCTGGCAATTGTAGGGCATAACCCCGGCGTTACCAATTTTGTGAATGATCTCACCCATTCAACTATCAACAGCATTCCTACATCAGGCATCGCTGTGCTGCGGATTGATACAGATCACTGGGATCATTTTGCAACTGCGCCAAAATCCCTGGAGGCAGTTCTCTCCCCAAAAGATGAAAATTAG
- a CDS encoding Rne/Rng family ribonuclease: protein MNKDLIINATPVGVDIALLENNKLVELHSEKTDSQFAVGDLYLGKVKKLMPALNAAFIDLGYEKDAFLHYTDLSPYVKSLLKFTQQAMKAQGDQIMDFSKFEIEPEIVKTGKITEVLNGKPHVLVQILKEPIAAKGPRLSCELSLPGRYIVITPFNNIVAVSKKIHSAEERKRLQKIVEAVKPKNFGVIVRTAAEGKNTAELYEDLTNLLNSWKTIEQNLKGAVAPAKILSEQNKTNSILRDLLNADFNRIIANSKNIYTETRQYLQKIAPEKEAIVSLYQGPGSIFDSFGVTKQVKSSFGKTVNLNSGAYLIIEHTEALHVIDVNSGYKNVGNNQEQNALATNLEAAEEISRQLRLRDIGGIIVVDFIDMKLAENKRALYEKMEEFMKTDRARHSVLPISKFGLMQITRQRMRPEVNINTQEICPTCNGTGKISSSLILEDEIEKNLNYLITHKHTGLKLVVNPIMYAYLTRGWWFNSKLAKWNKKFGQKIKLESNSAYQLIEYHFFNKEDEEIKM from the coding sequence ATGAATAAGGACCTTATTATCAATGCCACACCGGTGGGTGTGGATATAGCATTACTTGAAAATAACAAACTTGTAGAATTACACAGTGAAAAAACGGATTCTCAGTTTGCTGTTGGAGATTTATACCTTGGAAAGGTAAAAAAACTGATGCCGGCTTTGAATGCCGCGTTTATTGACCTGGGATATGAGAAGGATGCATTTCTGCATTACACGGATCTCAGTCCCTATGTAAAATCATTATTAAAGTTTACCCAGCAGGCTATGAAAGCCCAGGGTGACCAGATAATGGATTTTTCAAAATTTGAAATTGAACCGGAAATCGTAAAAACCGGAAAAATTACCGAAGTGCTCAATGGCAAGCCCCATGTGCTGGTTCAGATACTGAAAGAGCCGATTGCGGCTAAAGGACCGCGCCTGAGCTGTGAACTTTCCCTGCCGGGAAGGTATATTGTAATTACTCCGTTTAATAATATTGTAGCTGTATCCAAAAAAATCCACTCGGCTGAAGAACGGAAAAGGCTGCAAAAAATTGTAGAGGCGGTAAAGCCTAAAAACTTTGGCGTTATTGTTCGTACTGCTGCTGAAGGAAAAAATACAGCAGAGCTTTATGAAGATCTTACCAATTTGCTGAACTCATGGAAAACAATAGAACAGAACCTGAAAGGTGCTGTGGCCCCGGCTAAGATCCTGAGTGAGCAAAATAAGACCAACAGCATTTTAAGGGATCTGCTCAATGCCGATTTTAACCGGATTATTGCCAACTCAAAGAATATTTATACGGAGACAAGACAGTATCTCCAGAAAATTGCCCCGGAAAAAGAAGCGATTGTTTCTTTATACCAGGGTCCGGGCAGTATTTTTGATTCCTTTGGTGTTACCAAGCAGGTAAAATCGTCTTTTGGTAAAACGGTGAACCTGAACAGCGGTGCCTACCTGATCATTGAACATACGGAAGCCTTACACGTAATTGATGTGAACAGTGGATATAAAAATGTTGGGAATAACCAGGAACAGAACGCTTTAGCCACCAACCTGGAAGCGGCTGAAGAAATTTCAAGACAATTACGCTTAAGAGATATCGGCGGAATTATAGTGGTTGATTTCATTGATATGAAACTGGCTGAAAACAAAAGAGCTCTTTATGAAAAGATGGAAGAGTTCATGAAAACAGACCGCGCCCGGCATTCTGTGCTACCCATTTCCAAATTTGGATTGATGCAGATCACGCGCCAGCGTATGCGCCCGGAGGTAAACATCAATACACAGGAAATTTGCCCCACCTGCAACGGTACCGGAAAAATAAGCTCTTCATTGATCCTTGAAGATGAAATTGAAAAGAACCTCAATTATCTGATCACTCACAAGCATACGGGACTAAAATTGGTTGTAAACCCCATTATGTATGCATACCTTACCAGAGGCTGGTGGTTTAACAGCAAGCTGGCAAAATGGAACAAAAAATTCGGGCAAAAAATAAAGCTGGAATCCAATAGCGCCTACCAGTTAATTGAGTATCATTTTTTCAATAAAGAAGACGAGGAAATAAAAATGTAG
- a CDS encoding glycosyltransferase translates to MLEHKKKNILVAPLDWGLGHTTRCIPVICELLKQGARVWAAGNEVQLRLLQQELPDIEYLHLDGYNVHYSAKKGSFLRTMAKQTPAILKAIKHEREWLQKLIHKQPIDGIISDNRFGLSCPGIPAVFITHQLRIKNPLGKMAEGLAQNINYKWINQFSRCWIPDDEAAPGLAGALSHPLKMPSVPCSYIGPLSRMQPAAKYEKGDHILVLLSGPEPQRSLFEKIIFNQMPLAGHNFVVVRGLPNAGGPLLPVLDHVIVFDHLPTDQLNRYLCSAAVVICRSGYSSIMDISAVGARAILIPTPGQTEQEYLAALLERSKKAVISTQEHFDLAAALSRVKTGNYQINSPENNQLLTGAVAAFLEDCGKN, encoded by the coding sequence ATGTTGGAGCATAAAAAGAAGAATATACTGGTGGCGCCCCTTGATTGGGGACTGGGACATACAACCCGTTGCATCCCAGTGATCTGCGAATTACTGAAACAGGGCGCACGTGTTTGGGCCGCTGGTAATGAGGTGCAATTGAGGCTGCTGCAGCAGGAGCTTCCGGATATTGAATATCTTCATCTCGATGGATATAACGTGCATTATTCAGCAAAAAAGGGATCTTTTTTGCGAACCATGGCAAAACAGACCCCGGCTATTTTAAAGGCGATAAAGCATGAGCGGGAATGGTTGCAAAAACTTATTCATAAGCAACCTATTGATGGCATTATAAGCGATAACCGTTTTGGGCTGAGTTGCCCGGGGATTCCTGCTGTTTTTATTACGCATCAGTTACGGATAAAAAATCCTCTGGGGAAAATGGCGGAAGGGCTTGCACAGAACATAAACTATAAATGGATCAATCAGTTTTCCCGCTGCTGGATCCCAGATGATGAAGCAGCTCCCGGACTGGCCGGTGCGCTTTCGCATCCTTTAAAAATGCCATCGGTTCCCTGTTCCTATATTGGCCCGCTGTCAAGAATGCAGCCTGCTGCTAAATACGAAAAGGGGGATCATATATTAGTGCTGTTATCAGGTCCTGAGCCTCAGCGATCCCTGTTTGAAAAAATAATTTTTAACCAGATGCCTCTGGCCGGCCATAATTTTGTAGTGGTACGGGGCCTGCCCAATGCAGGCGGGCCTTTATTACCGGTACTTGATCATGTGATCGTTTTTGATCATCTTCCCACAGATCAACTAAACCGGTACCTGTGCAGCGCTGCTGTTGTTATATGCAGGAGCGGCTACAGTTCCATAATGGACATCAGTGCAGTAGGTGCAAGAGCCATACTAATACCTACACCAGGGCAAACAGAACAGGAATATCTTGCCGCATTGCTGGAGCGGTCAAAAAAAGCGGTGATAAGCACACAGGAGCACTTTGATCTTGCAGCGGCGCTTTCCAGGGTAAAAACAGGCAATTATCAGATCAACAGCCCCGAAAACAACCAACTGCTGACCGGTGCTGTTGCTGCGTTCCTGGAAGACTGCGGGAAAAACTAA